The Brevinematales bacterium genome segment AGAAGATGACCTTGGCATCCTGTCCGCCCAGTTCGATCGCGGCGCGCACGTCTTTATAGAATGTCTTGATAGCGAGAGAATTAGCGACCACTTCCTGTATGAAAAACGCGTTGAGGATCTCCGCGATAGTCGACCCGCCGCTCCCGCAGACCGCGACATCAAATTCCGCATCGGGGAATCTTTCATGCGCCGCCGTCAGCATTTCCAGAACGACCTTCGCCTGCTCGGCGTTATGCCTGCGGTATTCGTAAAAGACGAGTTTGTAATCGGCAGGATCAGTAACCGCGATTTTAACTGTCGTCGAGCCTACGTCCAGCCCGACACGATAATATGCGGAACGCATATCCTCTCCTGTATTTTTAACTTCCCCTTTCGGGGTACCCCGGCCGAATAATCGCCGCGTAAATAATAATACTAACGGAAACATTTATCAAATATTTGCGATATTTCCCACTAAAATAATCATTACACGGTGTTTCTAAACGGTTGGTTAATGAAGGCTCTTAGAATAATCCATCCGGCAGGGTGTGTCGGCGAACAGGTGAAATAGTTCGACAAGCGCTCGCCATGACGCCACACCCGTCTCCCTTCGTAAAAGGCAGGCATTGACATGAGAGATTTGATATAGTTCGGATACTATTCCGGGTGATTGAGGCATTCCCTTACCGCGGCGGAAAGGGTGGAAATATTCAGGGGTTTTTGGAGGAATTTTTTAATATTCAGGGATTGCGAACCCATCGATAAATCGTTCACTTCCAGTCCGCTCATCAGAATAATAGGGATTTCCCGCGATATTTCATATACCTTGTCAGCGAATTCCATACCGGTCATACCGGGCATATTCTGATCGGTGATAATCAGATTTAAATCCTCATCACCTGAACGGACTAATTCGATCGCTGATATAGGGTCGTTCATCGAATGAACCCGATACCCGATCTGAGATAAGAATATCGAGATAAAACGGGAGACCGCCGCTTCGTCGTCCACCAGCAGGATAGTTTCCGTACCTTTTTGCAGATCCGGGATAGGTTCGATAGCCGCGTCGGCGGGACTATTGTCATAAGCGGGAAATGTTACCGTAAACACCGTCCCGATATCCTCGGTACTCCTGACGGTAATGTCACCTCCATGATTTTTAACAATCCCGTGCACCATGGAAAGCCCCATCCCGGTACCCTCGCCGGCGGCTTTAGTAGTGAAGTACGGCTCGAATATCCGGTCGATGACATTCGGGGGAATTCCGCCGCCGTTGTCCGCGACGGATAAGTCGTAGAAACCGTTATGCTTTTCCGAAAGCCCTATCCTGAGGATACCCCCTTTCAACTTCATCGCATGAGCGGCGTTCGCGCAAAGATTGAGCAGAATCTGGTGAATCTGCGTCGGGTCTCCCAGAATAACGGCGCTTCCCGCTGAAACCTCCGTAACGATCTCAATCGACGCGGGAATCGACGCGCGTATCAGCTTGACCGCCTCTTTGACTAATGCCGCCAGATCGAGGGGGAGCTTCTCCTTCTCTTTCATCCTGCTGAACGTCAGAATCTGTGAAACCA includes the following:
- a CDS encoding response regulator, whose product is MSLVYPGDRPEFLYEIKRILLSQKSSLSMKCRILLENNEYIWIEIEGRVVEQGINTRPLRMFGVFKDINEQKKLIESLENRNRYIESIVENMPIGLAVNYIDSGRADYMNRRFAEIYGWPADKITGVEKFFEQVYPDPEYREQLKKRIMDDISSGDPKRMHWEGVKITTEDGSHKIVNAKNIPIFDQNLMVSLVEDVTEKNELENKLRQSQKMEAIGTLAGGIAHDFNNILTAIMGFAEILQRKMKDTDDDPFEINEIVIASRRAAELVSQILTFSRMKEKEKLPLDLAALVKEAVKLIRASIPASIEIVTEVSAGSAVILGDPTQIHQILLNLCANAAHAMKLKGGILRIGLSEKHNGFYDLSVADNGGGIPPNVIDRIFEPYFTTKAAGEGTGMGLSMVHGIVKNHGGDITVRSTEDIGTVFTVTFPAYDNSPADAAIEPIPDLQKGTETILLVDDEAAVSRFISIFLSQIGYRVHSMNDPISAIELVRSGDEDLNLIITDQNMPGMTGMEFADKVYEISREIPIILMSGLEVNDLSMGSQSLNIKKFLQKPLNISTLSAAVRECLNHPE